The window CGTCAGTTACAGTGTAAAAGACTTTCTGGCCATCAATGTTAATCGCATCCCAGTATAACCGTTGCATCCGCTAACTCCTCATTTCGTTCTGTTGATGTGATTGTAATTTTAGCACATTTTCGTGCGGTCGCCTAGCTCATCCGCTTTTTGGTGAATTTACCGACCTTCCGCAACATCAAGACCAAACCCCAGCTGAGCACTAGGATCCAAGCCCCTAGAGAAACTAAGACCGCTCCTTTTACAAAGAACGGCGCCGCATAGGTAACCAACAAGCGATTTGTACCTAGATTTTGCATAACCTGGATGGTACCGATGTCTGTGACTTGGTAATGACTGGTATCGGCCTGCTTCCCGCGCCGCAGTTGCTGTCCGTTCAAGCGAACGGTCGTATCATGATAAGCCACCACGGGAATTGTAACTAAGCCCGGTTGCGGACTATTCCAGGTAACGTGCATCCGTCCGGATTCGTCCACCCATTTATGGACCCAACGATTCCGCTGCATAATCTGAGCTTGATACTGTTGCTGGAGATGTTTGACGTTCGTCCGCCCGCTATAGTTTGGTAGGTAATCGGTCATTCCCCGCCGTTCTGTTAGTAACGGGCGCGCTAAATCATGACTAGCAAAATCAACCTTCAACGTTTGACTGGTAACGCCTGGTTGATAGTAATCGTACCGGTGTTTAATTGGCGTATAGACTCCCACTTGGGGTGGTCGCATCCCGCTATTCCAGTTATTATCGGCTTGAATCTTAACGTTACGCATTCCTAACATTACGGCAGCAACCGCTAGTAGACCCACCAAAGCATAGACGGAACCAAAACTCCAGCGGAAACGAGGTGTTTGCAAAACTTGAGTTAAGGACATCAATAACCCAGCCAATAACAACAGTGCTGCAAACGAAAAGAAGCGCGATGGGAACTGTAAGAAGTGCTGCAGGAAGGGAAAGAGCCGTTGAACCGTCCGCCAGGGAAAGAGGATGGATGAAATGTAGAAGAAAAAAATCCCTACGCCCGTCAAGAAGTAGTTCAGACGACGTAAAGGGCGAACTACAACCAACATTAGTAATTGGAGCAATAAAATCACAATGAACACAATCCCGACGTCCGCCTGCATCCAGTTCGGACTTAATAGGTGCATCGCTCCGGTCCGTAAGCTTTTCACGGCAAACGGAGCCACCAGGTGATTGTGTAAGGCAATGTTAACGAATGCCACCAAGTAATTAGCCGTTAACACCACGGCTAATAACACGTTCAAGCCCAGTCGAACCAGGTACCGTCCCTTTTCTCGGGACCGATTCCAGCCAACCAATGCAAACGGAAGTAGCAAGAGACAGGTCATGACCGCACTCAACGTGTGGACCTCAATCAAAACCGCCATAATAAGCCCCAGTCCCCAACTAATGCGCCGAGGATTCCCGTTTAATAAAGTTAATCCGGATAGCACCGCTAGGGGTAGTAACATCGCTCCCCAATCTAAAAAGGCGGAACTGGTAATCCAATAGGTAATGAAATTTTGGGATAGGTAAATCAACGCCCCTAACATTGCTAAAAAAGGTTGAACGTGTAAGCGCCGAAAAATGAGCCAGGCGCTGAAACCGGCCCCGGCCAAAATCAGAAAGCCGGTTAATAACTGAAAATTAAACCAACTACCGGTCAGCCATAGTAGCATCCCTAAGAGATACGCAAAGTAAGGCCCATACAATGCATTAATCATTTGTCCCGATCGCTGGTAGCCAAAGTTACTCATAAAGTAATTAAAATGGCCGGTCTGGAGCTGTTCAGCAGCATCATAAATCCGATTAAAATGGAAAAAAGTATCATAGCCTAAAATGACCGTTCCCACTTTCCACTGCATTAGCATGATTAAGGCCGTTGCGATTCCAATTAACAGGACGGCCGGTCCCCACGTGCGAAATTTTTGCACCAGTTGCTCCTCCTTTCCGTTTTCAACCTTTTCATTTTACACCAAAAAAGCACCCCTCACCACGACGAGCGAGGGATGCCTGGTTAATTTTGTTTTCTGCGTTTCCACACGTAATACAGCGTAACGGCACCGTACGGAATGTAGGCACAAACTACGAGAATCGCGAGGATAATCACTAAGGGTGTGACTTCTTTTTGCACAAAGTAGGCCACAATCAACGCCAAACACAGCGGGGTAATCGTCCAATTAGCAATCCGCCGTAGTTTGATTAAGCGTTGATCAATCTCATCTTGCTTCATGGTGGACTCCTTTAGATTCTAGTCAAAGACCTTGAACCGTTGGTCATCATCCATAAATTCTTTTTCAGCAGCGGGCTTTTCGATGGATCCAAAGTTCATTTCAGCCCGTAATTGCCAACTACCTGGAATGTCAAATTGAGCGGCCACGGCGGAGTTGATCAGTGGGTCGTAGTGTTGAATGTTTACGCCCAAACCGTTTTCTTCTAATCCGGTCCAGACCACAAATTGCGCGTTTCCCTGTGCTTCTTCAGCCCAGTTATACTCTTGGTATTGGTAAGTAGCTAGGTGAGGATTATCAGCGTACGCCTGCACCACGTCCATGTCCGTGTAGAACAAAATGGAGGCAAATGCGTCTCGGAAACTACTAATTTTTGCTTTCGTCCGTAAAAAGGCATCGGGCGCCACTTTTTCTTCTAGTGCCGTTTCCACGATGTCCCACAGTTTTTCGTGGTTGTCGTTAAACAATACCACGGCCCGGACTGGTTGACTGTTAAAGGCCGATGGAGTGTGCCGAATCACTGCCTTAATGTATTGATAGAGTTCCGCTTGGGAAATCTGCACGTTGCGACCTAAATTATAAATGGTGCGCCGGTGTTTCATTAAATCTAATAATTGCGTATCCACAGTGTAACCTCCTACTTGATTTGGTTTTCGGTTTCGCCCGTTTCAATGGCATCCTGGAAGTTTTGGAAACTAACCTTAATCATGTCTTTTGTTGCTGGTTGGGTGTCATATCCCATGTGGGGCGTAATAATCACATTTGGGTAGTGCTTCATCAGGCTCAATAGTTCCTGATCTGGAATGTCATCTAGGCTATCAAATTGTTTGCCGTCAATCGCATTTTCGTCTGGAATTACATCGGCAGCATAGCCGGCAAGGTTCCCGTCTTCGAGCGCATCTGCGACCGCAGCCGTGTCCACTAACTCACCACGAGCGGTGTTGACCAGCACGGCGTTACTCTTCATGTTACCGATTTCAATGGCTCCGATCATCAAATCATTTTCGCCGGGGAAGTACGGAACGTGAAGCGACACGATGTCTGACTGCATTAACAACTCGTTTAACGAAACAAAATCAACATCCGGGTTATCGTTTGGATGACGTTGAAACCCTAACACATTGGCGCCGAGATTGTGCCACAGCTGAGCTTCGGCTGCGCCCATGTGACCCACTCCGATAATCCCAACCGTTAGATGGTCAATTTCATTAGCAAAGTAATCTGGTTGTAGGAAAAAGTTCCCCTGATTCGTGTTATCGGTTGCTGCCATAACATGCCGGGCCAGGTCTAATCCCATCGTCAGTGCCAACTCAGCCACTGAGTATGGTGAATAACTAGGTACCCGAGCTACCATGATGTCTCTGGCATTAGCGGCATCCAAATCGATGTTGTTGTAACCGACAAAACGGGTGAAACAATATTTAATCCCCATATTTTTGAGGGCTGCCAGTAATTCGGCATCCGCCGTAGTCGTTCCATCAATTAAAACCCCAATCGAACCGTCAGCAGTGTCCACGTTTGCTTCCGATAAAGGTTCCGTTAGTAAGTTCAATTCAAAGCGACCGTGATTTAAATCCTCGTACATCGGCTTTTCAAACTCGCGGACGTTATAAACCGTAATTTTATCCATTGTTCGTTCCTTCCTACTCGTTGATTGGGTACAACGGTTCCCCGTTGGCCAACGTATTGGCAAAGTTTTCAAAGCTAATCCGAATCATGTCTTCTACCGCTGGTTCCGTAAAGAAGCCCATGTGCGGTGTTACTAGAACGTTCGGATAATTCTTCATTAGTTCCACGTTGAGTTGGTTTGGTAAATCATCAAGTGAATCAAACTGCTTGCCGATAATGGCATCTTCATCGAGGATTACGTCAGTTCCGTAACCACCAATTTGGTTACTTTTAACGGCATCTGCTACCGCTTGGGTGTCCACAACTTGACCTCGAGCAGTATTAACCAAAATGGCACTGTTCTTCATCTTCGCGATTTCTTCGTCACCAATTAGGTTACCCGTTTGGCCGGGGATGTAAGGAATGTGCAATGAAACAACGTCTGATTTCCGAAGTAAGTTATCTAAATCAGTAAATTTAACCACATCGTTATCCGGTTCTGGGTGGCGTTTGTAAGCCAAGACTTGCGCTCCTAAAGCTCGGTACAGTTTGGCCTCAGTCATCCCAATTTTACCCGCACCAATGATTCCGACCGTGGCGCTGTGAATTTCGTTAGCATAGTAGGTTGGCAACAACCGGAAGTCTCCAGCATGCGTGTTAGCAGCGGCTCGAGACACGTTCCGAAAGAGCGTTAGTCCCAAGCTCAGCGATAACTCTGCTACCGCCCGGGGGGAGTAGTTTGGCACGTTGGCCACTTGAATCCCTAAATTACGGGCGGCTTTCACGTCAATATTGTTAATTCCCACTACCCGGGTGTAGATGTACTTAACTCCGTAGCCAGCTAGTTTTTCAATTACCTCAGCATCACAGTCGTCAAAGGCCGTGATTAAAACGGCATCGGCGCCCTCAGCCCGGTCCACGTTATCAAGCGTCATCCGTTCTGCAACTAAGGTTAAATCATAATCATCTTTATTCAACTTTTCGAACAGTGAGGTTTCCACCTCACGCACATTGTACACAGTTATTTTAAACATATTTATTCTCCTCGTTGAGTCGTCTACTTTTAATTATAAGGTACTTCGAATTTAGATGGCAAGAAATTAGGAAAATCTTACATTATTACTACCAAAAGAAAAACCACTTAGATTGGACATCCAATCTAAGTGGCTCGTTGCAAAGCAAATGATTATTGATTCTTCTTCACTAAATGGCTCTCTTCCAACAAGTCATTGAACCAGGTTCCCTTAATTTTGTTCAAAACAAAATTCAAACCGAACCGTTCCATTGGGTTTAAATCCATTTGCTCCAGTGTTTTTTGATCACTTAAATAATACAATGATTTCATTAACGTTCTAATGTCATAAACCGATGGGTAAACCTCTGGAATCGTATGGTCAATGTTTAACAAACCGTAGACAGCTTCAAAAGCAGTTCTAACTGAATATTCAGTCGTGAATACTACGTCGCGAGTGGTAGATTCAGCAAAGTTACCGATGAAAGCCAGGTTAGCAGAACCATTGGGAATTACTTGCGGACGATCACCCGGTTTCCGCATTTGGAAATAACTGGTGATAAACGGCATGTAATCAGGAATGGCTTGAATGTTCTCAATGTTCGACATTTCATCAATCTGATCTTCGGGAACCCCAAGGTGGTATAGCAGTTCCTCGGTGATTTCTTTCCCGGAACAATCTGTGATGTTCTTTTTAATGTAATTACCTTTAACGTCGGAATACAAGCCGTACAACCATAAAACAACTTCATCCTTTGGTTGCCCTTTATAAGCTGGTTGGCGGTGAATCGTGAAACTCATGCCCCAATTGGAATCCGTAATCGTGATAATCCCACCGGTTTCACACTTATCATAATTAAATAGCGGTCGTTTCGTTAATTTTTCAATGTAAGGAGCAATGCGTTTATCCTTCAAAGTCAAAGTAGCGCTGGTCTTCCAGGCTTTGGCTGGAATCGTGTCACAAAAGACCTCAGGATGCCCAAATCGTTCATCTTGAGCAGCTAAACGCTTCCAAATTGTCCAACTACCACCCAAATCTTCATTAGGGACTGGAGCTACGTCATGAGAACCATAAGTAATTGATTCCGTAATGGAACCATTGGTGACAAAGACCAAATCATTTTCATTTAGTGCAATAGTATCTTCCTGCTGATCCTTTTTTAGGATGATTTCCTTAGCTAACACTTTGTAACCATCAGTGCTAACTTTCACATTTTCCACCGTGGTATTGTACTGGAAAACTACCCCATGGTCCTGCAAAAAGGCCACTAACGGTTCACTCATGGATTGATAATCATCGTATTTGTTAAACTTTACTGATGAAAAATCAGATAATCCGTCAATTTGATGAATAAATCGCATTAAATATCGCCGCATTTCAATCGCCGATTGCCACGTTTCAAACGCAAACATCGTTTGCCAATCGGTCCAAAAATTAGAACTAAAGAAGTTATCATCAAAGACGTTCTCAATGGATTTTCCGACTAGTTTCCGTTCCGGGGTCATTACCAACTTCATGATTTGCTTTAACGCCTTTTTATTAAGCGTGTAGTACTTATCGTCAGGTAATTTTTCCCCTTGATTGTGAATTAATCGACAATTTGATTTGTTCGGATCCGCTTGATCGAGGTAATAGTACAAATCTAGACAACTCTGCTTGGGATCCTCTAAAGACGGAATGGTGCTAAAAAGATTCCACAAGCACTCAAAGTGATCCTCCATCTCCCGACCACCAGGAGTTACATAACCGCCATTAATGTTTTCAAAGGCTTCCAAGGAACCACTTGCCTGTTCCTTTTCTTCAAAAATCGTAATGTTTTCACCCGGCATGTAGCCATCACGAATCAACAACGCCGCAGAAGCTAGTCCTGCTAGTCCCGCTCCAACGATATATGCTTTCTTATCTTTAACTCCTGGCGTTGCTTTTGGTCGTACCAATCCATAATAATTCCCTGTCGTAAACTTAACCATTGCGCTCACCTCATATCCCTTTTTCTTAATTATAACGCTGAAACGAGCTAATTATTTTAAAATATATTTAAAAAATAAAATTTTAATTTTTTATGTAAAAATTGTTAACTTTAATGTGAAATCTTCTATTTAATCTAAAAAAGCAATGCAATTTTTTAATATCAATGTCATACTTAAAATACTGTTTACAAATTCTTAAGAAAGGCCAACTCATTATGAAAAAAAGAATCATTTATATCGACTTAATTAACATTTTTGCCATCTTTGCGGTTCTCATGCTTCATTCTTCCCAATACATCAATAAAAGCGGGATGGTCATGAAAAACAATATCATCCAAGCTATTTTTATTCCTGCTGTTTATCTTTTTATTATGAATTCAGGAGCAACGCTTTTAAATTATCGAGCTAAATATTCGACTAAGACCTTTTTAATTAAGCGGATTAAAAGAGTAGGTATTCCACTTGTAATTTGGAGTATCATTTACTATTTATATGACACCAAATTCACTGCCTTTCCTGGTCCAATTCCTCATCCCAATCCTGGAATTAAAGATTTTATCTATAGCTTTTTAAACAATAACATCAATAATATTTTTTGGTTTTTCTATGCTATTATCCTACTTTATCTGCTGACCCCTGTCCTAGCGGTTTTAGCTGAAAAAAATAAAGATTTATTGTTTTACCTAGTTGGGCTGAATTTCATCGGCAATTACGTTTACCTTTACTATACCCATGCCCTTAATCTTCCAATCTTTGGTGGATCGGTTGGTTTGCAGATCAATCCCATTGCTTCGGAATTTGTGGGCTTCTTCATCATGGGTTATCTCATTAAAAGCAATTATTTCTCCGCAAAGGCTCAAAAAATAATGATTTACCTCGGAATTTTATCCTTATTCATATCATTATTACTGTGTCTGCTTAAACTTGATAATTTTGCTTTAGGCGGAGTTTTACTCTTCAGTTATTCAATTGCTCTTTATCTCCTGATTAAAAAGGGTAGCGAAGCAACCGATTTTTTCCATCGTCACGAAAAATTTTTTGCTGGCACAGCTTCAACCAGTTTAGGTATCTATATTCTTCATCCTTTATTTTTCAAACTTTTCGAAACTTTATTTAATCCTCATCCCACTAGTTTTCTTTTCGTTTGGATTATGCCGATTGCAACATATGTAATTGGTGCAGGATTATTGTTCATCATTAGAAAAATTAGGTTTATCAAAAATTTAATTCCATAACTCAAAAGGCTTGTCAGTAGAAATAATTCTGCTGACAAGCCTTTTTACTTAATTTAAACACTTATTAACGGCATTATATAAATAATCACCATTTCTTAATTTAGCACCAATTGCTTGAACATTGTTAGCCATTTTAGCAAAATCAGCATTGCTAATGTGATTTAGAGACTGCTGCAAATCCTCAATCTGATCAACAGCGATTCCAATTTGGTTAGAAATCACAAAATCACTAATTGCTGATTGCTTCCAAACAATCACAGGCATTCCAGAGCTTAAATAAGAAGATATCTTATAAGGATCGTTATATTTTAAATAATTACCCACTCTTCCAGTTACACTGTCAACAGAATTCCCGTCCCAGACGAGGCCAAATCCATGCCCCATTTTAGTGGCTAGTACTTCCGGAGAAACGCTACCGTGATAGTCCAAAGATGGATTAATCAGCTTAGGATTATCAATGTTTCCATATAAATCAAAAGTAACCGGCTTCCTAACTTGCAAATCCTTAAGAAATTTAGCCTTGTTAAGATTTCCGGCAAATGTAACTAGATTCTTATCATCACTAGAATTACTGGTTGAGCTGGCTTTAGCCAGATAATCAAAAATATTTAAATTAACTACGTTAGTTGTTAAACCATTTTCTCGTAGCAACTCAACCATCTTAGGGTTATGCGCAATTACATAATCATAACCATTTAAATACTCAACTTCATGTTTTAAATCGCCAAAAATACTCCAATTAAAGCGGAGTGAATCTAAATCATGAATTAAAACAATGGTTTTAGTGCCACGATTTTTCATATAATTCAATAAGGCAGTTTCGAATTTAGCTCCCGTATAAATGGGATAGTGCACTAAAACAACATCATCGGCATTCAAATGAAGTGGATTTAGGTTTTTATTAATCCGACTTTTTATAAATAGATTTTGATCAATCCGGCTGTGCTGATATTGTCTGATGTGAACCGCTTGAAATCCTAATCTTTTTTCTAAAATCTGTTCCGCATCGGCTTTGGGCTTATTATCACCAGAAGTACCATCGGAACGAACCATATTAATTACGTATCTACTCATAAATACTCCCATTAATCAGCTATTGGTTTTTACATCACGTCGATTTTGTAAGGTCTTTTTGAAAATCCCAATTTTTCGCCTAGTCGAAAAATACTTACTAAATAAAGTTGGCCAGAAATCATGTTTGATCCAATGCATAAATTCCATTTTAAATCGAATTGCATCCTTAATATCATCAACCGCAAATAAATCATACATAAAATCGTTAATTGAACCATAATATTGAATATCAAGAAGTCTAAAAACCTTACGATTATTGTGTTGATTAAGATTATCATCAATAATACTTTCTAAAACTTGGTAAGTCTTTAACCAATTATTTCCTTTTTTAAGAACGCCTTCAGCACTTCTATTTTTTCGCATGGCACTGTCTAAATTAGGGCGATAGTAGTAAGTAATTTTCGGATCATAAATGATTTGCGCATGTGCTTTAACTGCTAATTTAAACACAAATAGCA of the Fructilactobacillus cliffordii genome contains:
- a CDS encoding MFS transporter codes for the protein MQKFRTWGPAVLLIGIATALIMLMQWKVGTVILGYDTFFHFNRIYDAAEQLQTGHFNYFMSNFGYQRSGQMINALYGPYFAYLLGMLLWLTGSWFNFQLLTGFLILAGAGFSAWLIFRRLHVQPFLAMLGALIYLSQNFITYWITSSAFLDWGAMLLPLAVLSGLTLLNGNPRRISWGLGLIMAVLIEVHTLSAVMTCLLLLPFALVGWNRSREKGRYLVRLGLNVLLAVVLTANYLVAFVNIALHNHLVAPFAVKSLRTGAMHLLSPNWMQADVGIVFIVILLLQLLMLVVVRPLRRLNYFLTGVGIFFFYISSILFPWRTVQRLFPFLQHFLQFPSRFFSFAALLLLAGLLMSLTQVLQTPRFRWSFGSVYALVGLLAVAAVMLGMRNVKIQADNNWNSGMRPPQVGVYTPIKHRYDYYQPGVTSQTLKVDFASHDLARPLLTERRGMTDYLPNYSGRTNVKHLQQQYQAQIMQRNRWVHKWVDESGRMHVTWNSPQPGLVTIPVVAYHDTTVRLNGQQLRRGKQADTSHYQVTDIGTIQVMQNLGTNRLLVTYAAPFFVKGAVLVSLGAWILVLSWGLVLMLRKVGKFTKKRMS
- a CDS encoding nitroreductase family protein: MDTQLLDLMKHRRTIYNLGRNVQISQAELYQYIKAVIRHTPSAFNSQPVRAVVLFNDNHEKLWDIVETALEEKVAPDAFLRTKAKISSFRDAFASILFYTDMDVVQAYADNPHLATYQYQEYNWAEEAQGNAQFVVWTGLEENGLGVNIQHYDPLINSAVAAQFDIPGSWQLRAEMNFGSIEKPAAEKEFMDDDQRFKVFD
- a CDS encoding NAD(P)-dependent oxidoreductase — protein: MDKITVYNVREFEKPMYEDLNHGRFELNLLTEPLSEANVDTADGSIGVLIDGTTTADAELLAALKNMGIKYCFTRFVGYNNIDLDAANARDIMVARVPSYSPYSVAELALTMGLDLARHVMAATDNTNQGNFFLQPDYFANEIDHLTVGIIGVGHMGAAEAQLWHNLGANVLGFQRHPNDNPDVDFVSLNELLMQSDIVSLHVPYFPGENDLMIGAIEIGNMKSNAVLVNTARGELVDTAAVADALEDGNLAGYAADVIPDENAIDGKQFDSLDDIPDQELLSLMKHYPNVIITPHMGYDTQPATKDMIKVSFQNFQDAIETGETENQIK
- a CDS encoding NAD(P)-dependent oxidoreductase, encoding MFKITVYNVREVETSLFEKLNKDDYDLTLVAERMTLDNVDRAEGADAVLITAFDDCDAEVIEKLAGYGVKYIYTRVVGINNIDVKAARNLGIQVANVPNYSPRAVAELSLSLGLTLFRNVSRAAANTHAGDFRLLPTYYANEIHSATVGIIGAGKIGMTEAKLYRALGAQVLAYKRHPEPDNDVVKFTDLDNLLRKSDVVSLHIPYIPGQTGNLIGDEEIAKMKNSAILVNTARGQVVDTQAVADAVKSNQIGGYGTDVILDEDAIIGKQFDSLDDLPNQLNVELMKNYPNVLVTPHMGFFTEPAVEDMIRISFENFANTLANGEPLYPINE
- a CDS encoding oleate hydratase; the protein is MVKFTTGNYYGLVRPKATPGVKDKKAYIVGAGLAGLASAALLIRDGYMPGENITIFEEKEQASGSLEAFENINGGYVTPGGREMEDHFECLWNLFSTIPSLEDPKQSCLDLYYYLDQADPNKSNCRLIHNQGEKLPDDKYYTLNKKALKQIMKLVMTPERKLVGKSIENVFDDNFFSSNFWTDWQTMFAFETWQSAIEMRRYLMRFIHQIDGLSDFSSVKFNKYDDYQSMSEPLVAFLQDHGVVFQYNTTVENVKVSTDGYKVLAKEIILKKDQQEDTIALNENDLVFVTNGSITESITYGSHDVAPVPNEDLGGSWTIWKRLAAQDERFGHPEVFCDTIPAKAWKTSATLTLKDKRIAPYIEKLTKRPLFNYDKCETGGIITITDSNWGMSFTIHRQPAYKGQPKDEVVLWLYGLYSDVKGNYIKKNITDCSGKEITEELLYHLGVPEDQIDEMSNIENIQAIPDYMPFITSYFQMRKPGDRPQVIPNGSANLAFIGNFAESTTRDVVFTTEYSVRTAFEAVYGLLNIDHTIPEVYPSVYDIRTLMKSLYYLSDQKTLEQMDLNPMERFGLNFVLNKIKGTWFNDLLEESHLVKKNQ
- a CDS encoding acyltransferase translates to MKKRIIYIDLINIFAIFAVLMLHSSQYINKSGMVMKNNIIQAIFIPAVYLFIMNSGATLLNYRAKYSTKTFLIKRIKRVGIPLVIWSIIYYLYDTKFTAFPGPIPHPNPGIKDFIYSFLNNNINNIFWFFYAIILLYLLTPVLAVLAEKNKDLLFYLVGLNFIGNYVYLYYTHALNLPIFGGSVGLQINPIASEFVGFFIMGYLIKSNYFSAKAQKIMIYLGILSLFISLLLCLLKLDNFALGGVLLFSYSIALYLLIKKGSEATDFFHRHEKFFAGTASTSLGIYILHPLFFKLFETLFNPHPTSFLFVWIMPIATYVIGAGLLFIIRKIRFIKNLIP